A window of Tautonia plasticadhaerens contains these coding sequences:
- a CDS encoding WD40 repeat domain-containing protein — MAARRAIDPRPGPGSGIGGRGAGLASFLIVGLLAVASGAQDPGAPPDEPILRTEAGGPSGPVMGLAFSPDGRTLYEGGWDKVVRVWARDPEAGRFEADPAATYRVPVGPGSEGAINAIALSDDGRWLAAAGSAVVRGGAGFRRAGLMIPGEAMTDAMRLDRGTILVFDTRSRPRAARQLRGHLGPVLGLAFAPSSADGGPPALVSVAREGDPGGDLGALRLWDLGSGEELASVAVDPLNIPALAAWRSGPGPRQVRAALASDDGTLRIWDPGAAPDRLVAVADGRFNRAVSRDDRADRLVTGSFDAATNSGRLRTWSLGADARPVEDGRLRLVPGEGDRGGFLIPRAVAPCPSRPGGPADLAAVVVLRDPGRAPGPGDRMEYRLRLVDLAPTPDGVARVRKEVRLWAFSAEPPSLAVSPAGDRLAVAGNASRAIVVFEVADLLRGETRPQLLRGSGMPIGDAAFVRRGEDWGLRVDPTPPGGIGEPPRPPEAGSLVLDPGRRRLDAGLDGWVPSVPDVSGWEIRHAVGGRDAQGERVGGWVEVSRAGDPPRRIDLEPGHTLTALALRPPTPPIDAPIVAIASERSGEPSLSLFEGGAGERFRRLTGHAGRITALRFSGDGRLLASAAEDRTACVWGLIDLDRTIGRRGRLPGLAVTERDGGLVVSGVEPGTEAAGRLGEGDEVLGLVRDGGLDAQGSLFSFFNEVSMIRPGDPVTLRVRPEGAEARDVTLGVGQAVDERKPLFSLFLAGTEGRGEPGWIAWNPLGPYDSSGQEAERRLGWHFNTGDPAAPTRFAQADQFPEFRREGLVGELLERAALPPVAEAAPLPRPGLAIALDVPEQEGDDLPIVRLRPTTLRLVLLDEAVGPGQVARVEWSIDGSPAREMAPDGPRGWVAALDGAGWGRGPHAIRAVLHTREATPQAFEAIREVRYLPPAPVVAIEGPAQRVVDRPEYEFRASVDPRGGPATVRLVHRVGDEVRAERAWRSGEPIPVEQPITLAEGVNTIELVAVNDGAIEGLEGFETADPAPVVVVYDRREVPPPTITLDPVSTADGPSPSIVGGRPTVDRSRIVISASIRSDEPIDRAEWSRAGGEWRGLNPVPGVPGSYRLEADLEPGPNAIRVRAKSADSDFSEARAEVAFVPPVPEVVDLLLDPPGPVLVVAPDRDPPRIRLSGRLVLGADPFPFGATVIVNGEALAEPPEVDAGAGTLSAEVPIRPGENVIRVRLGNEWGGAWSGDPLVVSCRRPPEVRGVAHSEVGDEPVVDVTAKVASPPGLPVTRAVIRVEGEGPGLPARMIEDVSIEPEAEGSWTISAARVPISLGGNAISVLAWNADGRSPEPGRAGRVVYEAPPPSPPRVTILRPGRDATERVDRARVTFEVRSDDPIRSARLIRIRTEAEHETLIEADPAGAVREAGGGVSLRVDGEIGLGPGANLLRVEATTDRGATGSADVSIGYIPPPARVEVVGIEPKRGGGEPLRPAAGPDNRVSFPGPMATGQGWLVGRVSWADEEMLRTHEATRARIWVNRFPQSLATLRPVEGEPLVREFRAEVVFSREENDVSVELPGVPLDEADRPSFRVSCEVPEERQRLHLLIVGTGQGDREALRGRALEALHASPHPDAPGDPDRFRTPAFLDGVVYGPLLDDVRIMELVYQLDRIRREVDLGLALADRPIDVVAVYFQGNAWVEGEHAYFGLRRGNGRGRPESVSLDFLADQFAESRGFQLFLIDSRRPIEAGSPTITGVVGDYPPDRWPPSEHVHHVGILNQTWWHETDDGPPAEPGNEATLTASLEQAVAQGGQLGDVATYLRRGLDQLRERFENVTLEEHLPEPLADLNLGRASASPPGSAIDD; from the coding sequence ATGGCCGCCCGACGAGCGATCGACCCGAGACCCGGCCCCGGATCCGGCATCGGTGGGAGGGGTGCGGGGCTCGCCTCCTTCCTGATCGTGGGCCTGCTCGCCGTCGCCTCGGGGGCCCAGGATCCGGGGGCGCCGCCGGACGAGCCGATCCTGAGGACGGAGGCGGGCGGCCCGTCGGGGCCGGTGATGGGGCTGGCCTTCTCGCCCGACGGCCGGACGCTCTACGAGGGGGGCTGGGACAAGGTCGTCCGGGTCTGGGCCCGGGACCCGGAGGCCGGGCGATTCGAGGCGGACCCGGCGGCGACCTACCGGGTGCCGGTCGGGCCGGGCTCCGAGGGGGCGATCAACGCGATCGCCCTCTCCGACGACGGCCGGTGGCTGGCCGCCGCCGGCAGCGCGGTGGTCCGGGGGGGGGCCGGGTTCCGCCGGGCCGGGCTGATGATCCCGGGCGAGGCGATGACCGACGCCATGCGGCTCGACCGGGGCACGATCCTCGTCTTCGACACCCGGTCCCGGCCCCGGGCCGCCCGCCAGCTCCGGGGCCACCTCGGGCCGGTCCTCGGCCTCGCCTTCGCCCCGTCGTCGGCCGACGGGGGGCCGCCCGCGCTCGTCTCGGTCGCCCGGGAGGGGGATCCGGGCGGGGACCTCGGCGCGTTGCGGCTCTGGGACCTGGGATCGGGGGAGGAACTCGCCTCCGTCGCCGTCGACCCGCTGAACATCCCCGCGCTGGCCGCCTGGCGATCGGGCCCCGGCCCCCGGCAGGTCCGGGCCGCCCTGGCCTCCGACGACGGGACCCTGCGGATCTGGGATCCCGGCGCGGCCCCCGACCGCCTGGTCGCCGTGGCCGACGGCCGGTTCAACCGGGCGGTCTCCCGGGACGACCGGGCCGATCGGCTCGTGACCGGGAGCTTCGACGCGGCCACCAACTCCGGCCGGCTCCGGACCTGGTCCCTCGGGGCCGACGCCAGGCCGGTCGAGGACGGCCGCCTCCGGCTCGTGCCGGGGGAGGGGGACCGGGGGGGCTTCCTGATCCCGAGGGCGGTCGCCCCGTGCCCGTCCCGGCCGGGGGGCCCGGCCGACCTGGCGGCGGTGGTCGTCCTGCGGGATCCGGGACGGGCCCCGGGGCCCGGCGACCGGATGGAGTACCGGCTCCGGCTCGTCGACCTGGCCCCGACCCCGGACGGGGTCGCCCGGGTCCGCAAGGAGGTCCGGCTCTGGGCGTTCTCGGCCGAGCCGCCGAGCCTGGCCGTCTCCCCGGCCGGCGACCGCCTCGCGGTGGCGGGGAACGCGTCGCGGGCGATCGTCGTCTTCGAGGTCGCCGACCTGCTCCGGGGGGAGACGAGGCCCCAGTTGCTCCGGGGTTCGGGAATGCCGATCGGCGACGCGGCGTTCGTCCGGCGGGGGGAAGACTGGGGGCTCCGGGTCGACCCGACGCCCCCCGGGGGGATCGGCGAACCGCCCCGGCCCCCCGAAGCAGGCTCGCTCGTGCTCGACCCGGGCCGACGCCGCCTGGACGCCGGACTCGACGGCTGGGTGCCGAGCGTGCCGGACGTGTCGGGCTGGGAGATCCGCCACGCCGTCGGCGGCCGGGATGCGCAGGGCGAACGGGTCGGGGGCTGGGTCGAGGTCTCCCGGGCGGGCGATCCCCCCCGCCGGATCGACCTGGAGCCGGGCCACACCCTGACCGCCCTGGCCCTGCGGCCCCCGACGCCGCCGATCGACGCGCCGATCGTCGCGATCGCCTCGGAGCGGTCGGGGGAGCCGTCGCTGTCGCTCTTCGAGGGGGGGGCGGGCGAACGGTTCCGCCGGCTCACCGGGCATGCGGGCCGGATCACCGCCCTGCGGTTCTCCGGGGACGGGAGGCTGCTGGCCTCCGCCGCCGAGGACCGGACCGCCTGCGTCTGGGGCCTGATCGACCTCGACCGGACGATCGGCCGACGCGGGAGGCTGCCGGGCCTGGCCGTCACCGAACGGGACGGCGGGCTGGTCGTCTCCGGGGTCGAGCCCGGGACCGAGGCCGCCGGCCGGCTGGGGGAGGGGGACGAGGTGCTCGGCCTGGTCCGGGACGGAGGCCTCGACGCCCAGGGCTCGCTCTTCTCGTTCTTCAACGAGGTGTCGATGATCCGCCCCGGCGACCCGGTCACGCTCCGGGTCCGGCCCGAGGGGGCGGAGGCCCGGGACGTGACGCTCGGGGTCGGGCAGGCGGTGGACGAACGCAAGCCGCTCTTTTCGCTGTTCCTGGCGGGGACGGAGGGGCGGGGTGAGCCCGGCTGGATCGCCTGGAACCCGCTCGGGCCGTACGACTCCAGCGGCCAGGAGGCCGAGCGGCGGCTTGGCTGGCACTTCAACACGGGGGACCCCGCCGCGCCGACCCGGTTCGCCCAGGCCGACCAGTTCCCGGAATTCCGCCGGGAGGGGCTGGTCGGCGAATTGCTCGAACGGGCCGCGCTGCCCCCCGTGGCCGAGGCGGCCCCGCTGCCCCGCCCCGGGCTGGCGATCGCGCTCGACGTGCCGGAGCAGGAAGGGGACGACCTGCCGATCGTCCGACTCCGGCCGACGACGCTGCGGCTCGTCCTGCTCGACGAGGCGGTCGGGCCCGGGCAGGTGGCCCGGGTCGAGTGGTCGATCGACGGGAGTCCCGCTCGCGAGATGGCCCCGGACGGGCCGAGGGGCTGGGTCGCCGCCCTCGACGGGGCCGGCTGGGGGCGAGGCCCGCACGCGATCCGGGCCGTCCTGCACACCCGGGAGGCCACCCCCCAGGCGTTCGAGGCGATCCGGGAGGTCCGGTATCTGCCCCCGGCGCCGGTCGTCGCGATCGAAGGCCCGGCGCAGCGGGTCGTCGACCGTCCCGAATACGAGTTCCGGGCCTCGGTCGACCCCCGGGGGGGCCCGGCGACCGTGCGGCTGGTCCACCGGGTCGGCGACGAGGTGAGGGCGGAGCGGGCCTGGCGATCGGGCGAGCCGATCCCCGTCGAGCAGCCGATCACGCTGGCCGAGGGGGTGAACACGATCGAGCTGGTCGCCGTCAACGACGGGGCGATCGAGGGCCTGGAGGGGTTCGAGACGGCCGACCCGGCTCCCGTGGTGGTCGTCTACGACCGCCGGGAGGTCCCGCCGCCGACGATCACGCTGGACCCCGTCTCGACGGCCGACGGCCCGTCGCCGTCGATCGTCGGGGGACGGCCCACGGTCGACCGGTCTCGCATCGTCATCTCGGCATCGATCAGATCGGACGAGCCGATCGATCGGGCCGAGTGGAGCCGGGCGGGGGGGGAGTGGCGGGGGCTGAACCCGGTCCCGGGCGTGCCGGGCTCCTACCGGCTCGAGGCCGACCTGGAGCCGGGCCCGAACGCGATCCGGGTGCGGGCGAAGTCGGCGGACAGCGACTTCTCCGAGGCGAGGGCCGAGGTCGCGTTCGTCCCCCCCGTGCCGGAGGTGGTGGACCTGCTCCTGGATCCCCCCGGGCCGGTCCTGGTCGTCGCCCCCGACCGGGATCCCCCCCGGATCCGGCTCTCCGGGAGGCTGGTCCTCGGCGCCGACCCGTTCCCCTTCGGGGCGACCGTGATCGTCAACGGCGAGGCGCTCGCCGAACCGCCCGAGGTCGACGCCGGGGCGGGGACGCTGTCGGCCGAGGTGCCGATCCGGCCGGGGGAGAACGTGATCCGGGTCCGGCTCGGCAACGAGTGGGGGGGGGCCTGGTCGGGCGACCCGCTGGTCGTCTCGTGCCGGAGGCCGCCGGAGGTCCGGGGGGTCGCGCACTCCGAGGTCGGCGACGAGCCGGTCGTCGACGTGACCGCCAAGGTCGCCTCCCCGCCGGGGCTGCCGGTCACCCGGGCCGTGATCCGGGTCGAGGGGGAGGGCCCCGGCCTCCCGGCCCGGATGATCGAAGACGTCTCGATCGAGCCCGAGGCGGAAGGCTCGTGGACGATCTCGGCGGCGAGGGTCCCGATCTCGCTCGGGGGGAACGCGATCAGCGTCCTCGCCTGGAATGCCGACGGCCGGTCCCCCGAGCCCGGCCGGGCGGGGAGGGTCGTCTACGAGGCACCGCCGCCGAGCCCCCCCCGGGTCACGATCCTCCGACCGGGACGGGACGCGACCGAGCGGGTGGACCGGGCCCGGGTCACCTTCGAGGTCCGCTCCGACGACCCGATCCGGTCCGCCCGGCTGATCCGGATCCGGACCGAGGCCGAGCACGAGACGCTGATCGAGGCCGACCCGGCCGGGGCCGTCCGGGAGGCCGGGGGGGGCGTCTCGCTCCGGGTCGACGGGGAGATCGGCCTGGGGCCCGGGGCGAACCTGCTCCGGGTCGAGGCGACGACCGACCGGGGCGCGACGGGCTCGGCCGACGTGAGCATCGGCTACATCCCGCCCCCGGCCCGGGTCGAGGTCGTCGGGATCGAGCCGAAGCGGGGGGGCGGCGAGCCGTTGCGGCCGGCCGCGGGCCCCGACAACCGCGTCTCCTTCCCCGGGCCGATGGCAACGGGCCAGGGCTGGCTGGTCGGCCGGGTCTCCTGGGCCGACGAGGAGATGCTCCGGACTCACGAGGCGACCCGGGCCCGGATCTGGGTCAACCGGTTCCCGCAGTCGCTGGCGACGCTCCGGCCGGTGGAGGGGGAGCCGCTGGTCCGGGAGTTCCGGGCCGAAGTCGTCTTCAGCCGGGAGGAGAACGACGTGTCCGTCGAGCTGCCCGGGGTGCCGCTGGACGAGGCCGACCGCCCGTCGTTCCGGGTCTCGTGCGAGGTCCCGGAGGAGCGGCAGCGGCTGCACCTGCTGATCGTCGGCACGGGGCAGGGGGACCGGGAGGCGCTTCGAGGCCGGGCGCTGGAGGCCCTGCACGCCTCGCCTCATCCCGACGCCCCGGGGGACCCGGACCGGTTCCGGACCCCGGCGTTCCTGGACGGCGTCGTCTACGGCCCGCTGCTCGACGACGTGAGGATCATGGAGCTGGTCTACCAGCTCGACCGGATCCGGAGGGAGGTGGACCTGGGGCTCGCGCTGGCCGACCGGCCGATCGACGTGGTGGCGGTCTATTTCCAGGGCAACGCCTGGGTGGAGGGGGAGCACGCCTACTTCGGCCTGAGGCGGGGCAACGGCCGGGGCCGCCCCGAGTCGGTCTCGCTCGACTTCCTGGCCGACCAGTTCGCCGAGAGCCGGGGGTTCCAGCTCTTCCTGATCGACTCCCGGCGGCCGATCGAGGCCGGGTCGCCGACGATCACCGGGGTGGTGGGGGACTACCCGCCCGACCGGTGGCCCCCCTCGGAGCATGTCCACCACGTCGGCATCCTGAACCAGACGTGGTGGCACGAGACCGACGACGGGCCCCCGGCCGAGCCCGGGAACGAGGCCACGCTGACCGCCTCCCTCGAGCAGGCCGTCGCCCAGGGCGGGCAGCTCGGCGACGTGGCGACCTACCTGCGCCGGGGGCTCGACCAGCTCCGCGAGCGGTTCGAGAACGTCACCCTCGAGGAGCACCTCCCCGAACCCCTGGCCGACCTGAACCTCGGCCGGGCGTCGGCGAGCCCCCCAGGGTCGGCGATCGACGACTGA
- a CDS encoding protein kinase family protein, with translation METLADSVVGTPGYMSPEQADGKLNRIGPPSDVYSLGAMLHAILVGRPPGGRPASGPTSSAARSDRVETPRTLDPAVPRALEASCLKAMAARPEGRYESARALAEDMERWLADAPVSAYRDPLPALLGRWMRRHRPVVAGVALALVAALVGLTGVVAVQASVRGRIEASLAAETTARRLADAQSALAVDAIRTYYTDVGEEVLLSQPGLEGLLGRMLEAPRRFFQELAANLQEAGLDDPDNLARLARANLDLAEVTNQAGSPAEALDIVSQTRSQYERLAEIRPEDPGPREGLAEALELTTVLLFRLGRVEEGGALLGRSLALRRAEADREGSTIETRAEVVETYASIGSNARLIGRADAADEAPGAAVSLGRSLVDEAPLASRPRRGLAVALRERGALSFSRGEVDDCMDRLLEAVSLCRSLSEDDPEDEEARFELATTLK, from the coding sequence GTGGAAACCCTCGCGGATTCGGTCGTCGGCACCCCGGGCTACATGAGCCCCGAGCAGGCCGACGGCAAGCTCAATCGGATCGGCCCGCCGAGCGACGTCTACAGTCTCGGCGCGATGCTGCACGCGATCCTCGTCGGCCGGCCTCCGGGGGGGCGTCCGGCCTCGGGCCCGACCTCCTCCGCCGCACGATCCGACCGGGTCGAGACGCCCCGGACGCTCGACCCGGCCGTCCCCCGGGCGCTGGAGGCGTCCTGCCTCAAGGCGATGGCCGCCCGGCCCGAGGGCCGTTACGAGTCGGCCCGGGCCCTGGCCGAGGACATGGAGCGTTGGCTCGCCGACGCGCCCGTCTCGGCCTACCGGGATCCGCTCCCGGCCCTTCTCGGCCGCTGGATGAGGAGGCACCGCCCGGTCGTCGCCGGGGTGGCGTTGGCGCTGGTGGCCGCGCTGGTCGGCCTGACGGGAGTGGTCGCCGTGCAGGCGTCGGTTCGCGGGCGGATCGAGGCCTCGCTGGCCGCCGAGACAACGGCCCGACGGCTGGCCGACGCACAGTCGGCGCTCGCCGTCGACGCGATCCGGACCTACTACACCGACGTCGGCGAGGAGGTCCTCCTCAGCCAGCCCGGCCTGGAAGGGCTCCTGGGCCGGATGCTGGAGGCCCCCCGCCGCTTTTTCCAGGAGCTGGCGGCCAATCTGCAAGAAGCCGGACTCGACGACCCGGACAACCTGGCCAGGCTCGCCCGGGCCAACCTCGACCTGGCCGAGGTGACGAACCAGGCCGGCTCCCCCGCCGAGGCCCTCGACATCGTCTCTCAAACCCGTTCCCAGTACGAACGACTCGCCGAGATCCGGCCCGAAGATCCCGGGCCTCGCGAGGGGCTGGCCGAGGCCCTGGAGCTGACCACCGTCCTCCTCTTCCGCCTGGGGAGGGTCGAAGAGGGCGGCGCGCTGCTGGGGCGATCGCTGGCCCTCCGCCGCGCGGAGGCCGACCGGGAGGGCTCGACGATCGAGACCAGGGCCGAGGTCGTCGAGACCTATGCCTCGATCGGCAGCAACGCCCGGCTCATCGGCCGGGCCGACGCGGCCGACGAGGCCCCGGGGGCAGCCGTCTCGCTGGGCCGATCCCTGGTCGACGAGGCCCCGCTCGCTTCGAGGCCCCGCCGCGGGCTGGCCGTCGCCCTCCGGGAACGAGGCGCCCTGAGCTTCAGCCGGGGCGAGGTCGACGACTGCATGGACCGCCTCCTGGAGGCGGTCTCCCTCTGCCGGAGCCTCTCGGAGGACGATCCGGAGGACGAGGAGGCCCGCTTCGAGTTGGCCACGACCCTGAAGTAG
- a CDS encoding tetratricopeptide repeat protein, whose translation MLERLAEDAPNRVDYARQRSQIQGLLNVALLRLGRPEEAAPVGQAELELTRSLAGRYPEDHALQHDYAVVLVNRGAMHGMRGDHERAAGLFGQAEPIARRLSNVEGGTVRDRLLLGNVLTMQAASLHELGRDEDCLPLLDEAARIWEALRSNSPGDRTDRYLISNSYMLEAIVGLALGLPGRAAEAARRRRALWDGEDPGQFVAVAADLSRSASMAESAEGPRPASARHREALDALDALGKAVSLGYRGRRRLATDPAFDAIRPLPGFDALFDPGFPSDPFARGPDPAAGGGAGGRGSFKGSR comes from the coding sequence ATGCTCGAACGCCTCGCCGAGGATGCCCCGAACCGGGTCGACTACGCCAGGCAGCGGTCGCAGATCCAGGGCTTGCTGAACGTGGCCCTGTTGAGGCTCGGCCGACCCGAGGAGGCGGCCCCGGTCGGCCAAGCGGAACTGGAGCTGACCCGGTCGCTGGCGGGACGCTATCCCGAGGACCATGCGCTCCAGCACGACTACGCCGTGGTGCTCGTCAACCGGGGCGCGATGCACGGCATGAGGGGCGACCACGAGCGGGCGGCCGGGTTGTTCGGCCAGGCCGAGCCGATCGCCAGACGGCTCTCGAACGTCGAGGGCGGGACCGTCCGGGACCGCCTGCTGCTGGGGAACGTGCTCACCATGCAGGCCGCCTCCCTGCACGAACTCGGCCGGGATGAGGACTGCCTGCCCCTGCTCGACGAGGCGGCGCGGATCTGGGAAGCGCTGAGGTCAAACTCTCCGGGCGACCGGACCGACCGCTACCTCATCAGCAACTCCTACATGCTGGAGGCGATAGTCGGCCTGGCGCTGGGACTCCCGGGCCGGGCCGCCGAGGCCGCCCGGCGGCGCCGGGCCCTCTGGGACGGCGAGGATCCCGGGCAGTTCGTGGCGGTCGCCGCCGACCTCTCCCGATCCGCCTCGATGGCCGAATCGGCCGAAGGGCCTCGCCCCGCTTCGGCCCGACATCGGGAGGCACTTGATGCCCTCGATGCCCTGGGGAAGGCGGTCTCCCTGGGCTATCGGGGCCGCCGGAGGCTCGCCACCGACCCCGCCTTCGACGCCATCCGGCCCCTCCCCGGATTTGACGCCCTGTTCGACCCGGGCTTCCCGAGCGATCCCTTCGCCCGAGGACCCGACCCCGCTGCCGGAGGCGGGGCAGGGGGGCGAGGGTCGTTCAAGGGGTCGCGGTGA
- a CDS encoding MFS transporter small subunit, whose product MARDDAKTSPLVLALSWMVVLIPLGWGVVQSVAKSLPLFAGETAPAEALPDDDNEGRAGERSIAVDDRPGVTATP is encoded by the coding sequence ATGGCCCGAGACGATGCGAAGACCTCGCCGCTGGTCCTGGCCCTCTCCTGGATGGTCGTCCTGATCCCCCTGGGGTGGGGGGTGGTGCAGAGCGTGGCCAAGTCGCTCCCGCTGTTCGCGGGGGAAACCGCCCCGGCCGAGGCCCTCCCGGATGACGACAACGAGGGGAGGGCCGGGGAACGATCGATTGCGGTCGACGATCGACCCGGGGTCACCGCGACCCCTTGA
- a CDS encoding L-lactate MFS transporter: protein MPIASILDRERTVAPPGFNRWRIPQAAMAVHLCIGEIYGFSVFNVPLTRVVGVGRSLGGRDWTIPQVGWIYSIALVMLGLSAAFLGRWVERVGPRKTIVASACCFCGGLGLSGLGVATHQLWLLYLGYGVIGGVGLGLGYIAPVSTLVRWFPDRPGLATGLAIMGFGGGALIGAPLGVELMGAFRSAESVGVGQAFLVMGIAYFAFMMFGAFAIRVPAPGWKPEGYVPPSIPRRLVTHADVPVHLAWRTPQFWLLWAVLCLNVTAGIGILGQASLICQDMLGVSAAVGGGFAGLLSLANMGGRLFWSSASDLLGRKATYSLFFLLGAVLYAIVPATRGSGSVALFVLIAAVIISMYGGGFATIPAYLRDLFGTMHLGAIHGRLITSWSMAAVLGPQLVNYISTYRIEQGVPRAEAYNLTMYLMAGLLLLGLGCNLLVRPVDERFHHPADLTPAVPPPST from the coding sequence ATGCCGATCGCCAGCATCCTCGACCGGGAGCGGACCGTCGCCCCTCCCGGGTTCAACCGATGGCGGATCCCCCAGGCCGCGATGGCCGTGCACCTGTGCATCGGGGAGATCTACGGCTTCAGCGTCTTCAACGTGCCCCTGACTCGGGTCGTCGGCGTGGGACGGTCGCTCGGAGGGAGGGACTGGACGATCCCCCAGGTCGGCTGGATCTACTCGATCGCCCTGGTGATGCTCGGCCTCTCGGCGGCCTTCCTGGGACGATGGGTCGAGCGGGTCGGGCCGAGGAAGACGATCGTCGCCAGCGCCTGCTGCTTCTGCGGCGGGCTGGGGCTGTCGGGCCTCGGCGTGGCGACGCACCAGCTCTGGCTGCTCTACCTGGGATACGGCGTGATCGGCGGGGTCGGTTTGGGGCTCGGGTACATCGCCCCGGTGTCGACGCTCGTCCGGTGGTTCCCCGACCGGCCGGGCCTCGCCACCGGCCTGGCGATCATGGGCTTCGGCGGCGGGGCGCTGATCGGGGCGCCGCTAGGGGTCGAGCTGATGGGGGCGTTCCGCTCGGCCGAGTCGGTCGGGGTGGGGCAGGCATTCCTGGTGATGGGGATTGCCTACTTCGCCTTCATGATGTTCGGGGCGTTCGCGATCCGGGTCCCGGCCCCCGGCTGGAAACCCGAGGGATATGTCCCGCCCTCGATCCCGAGGAGGCTGGTGACCCATGCCGACGTGCCGGTGCACCTGGCCTGGAGGACACCGCAGTTCTGGCTGCTCTGGGCGGTGCTCTGCCTGAACGTCACGGCGGGGATCGGCATCCTCGGCCAGGCGTCGCTCATCTGCCAGGACATGCTCGGGGTCTCGGCGGCGGTCGGCGGCGGGTTCGCCGGCCTCTTGAGCCTGGCGAACATGGGGGGGCGGCTGTTCTGGTCCTCGGCGTCGGACCTCCTGGGGAGGAAGGCGACCTACAGCCTCTTCTTCCTGCTGGGGGCGGTCCTCTATGCGATCGTCCCGGCGACCCGGGGATCCGGGAGCGTGGCCCTGTTCGTCCTGATCGCGGCGGTGATCATCTCCATGTACGGCGGCGGCTTCGCGACGATCCCGGCGTACCTGCGGGACCTGTTCGGGACGATGCACCTGGGGGCGATCCACGGTCGGCTGATCACCTCGTGGTCGATGGCGGCGGTGCTCGGCCCGCAACTGGTCAATTACATCTCGACGTATCGGATCGAGCAGGGCGTGCCGAGGGCCGAGGCCTACAACCTGACCATGTACCTGATGGCCGGCCTGCTGCTGCTCGGCCTGGGCTGCAACCTGCTCGTCAGGCCGGTCGACGAGCGGTTCCACCACCCGGCCGACCTCACCCCCGCCGTCCCCCCTCCTTCGACCTGA